Proteins encoded by one window of Dryocola sp. LX212:
- the glgX gene encoding glycogen debranching protein GlgX: MSKGKPFEILTGDSSRLGANFDGEGVNFALFSAHAERVELCLYDQDGRTEIVRLELPEFTHQVWHGYVPGLRPGALYGYRVYGPYDPQNGHRFNPNKLLIDPYARDLVGKLEWNDAHFGYELGHGDKDLSYDSRDSAPFTPKCRVIDPDEFIWHDENRPVVPWPKTIIYETHVKGFTQLNSALPEALRGTYDGMSHKATVQYIKSLGVTSVELLPVHWFPDDQHLLERGLKNFWGYNSLAFFAPASRYFGPRGIQGFRDMVRAFHDEGIEVILDVVYNHTAEGNELGPTLSFKGIDNYSYYRTMPEQHRYYINDTGTGNTVNTSHPRVLQMVMDSLRYWRDAMHIDGFRFDLGTILGREPEGFDQRGGFFDAIMQDPALSRMKLIGEPWDIGPGGYQVGGFPPGWAEWNDQYRDTVREYWKGDNVSNDFAARLLGSGDLYDQRGRRPWASVNFITAHDGFTLNDLVSWNGKHNEANGEENADGHNDNRSCNYGGEGPTDDEAINKVRERQQRNFLATLLFSHGTPMLLAGDEFGRSQKGNNNGYCQDSEISWVHWDNLPPSSEALREFTRRLIRLRNEQPLLRRDSWRDGLIIRWFNAGGGLQQPEQWDEGSTLGVYIGRKDLIAEKGIWHDVLMLFNPYAGNVPFRIPQFGEGGWVLEISTSALAEPGIVITQEKDFELEGRSMVLFRRP, from the coding sequence ATGTCAAAAGGTAAACCGTTTGAAATTCTCACGGGGGATAGCTCTCGGCTCGGGGCAAACTTCGATGGTGAGGGCGTTAACTTTGCGCTTTTTTCGGCGCACGCGGAGCGGGTAGAGCTCTGTCTGTACGATCAGGATGGCAGGACAGAGATCGTAAGGCTTGAACTGCCGGAATTTACCCATCAGGTCTGGCATGGCTATGTCCCTGGCCTCAGGCCGGGGGCGCTGTACGGCTATCGCGTCTATGGCCCCTACGATCCGCAAAACGGCCACCGGTTTAATCCAAATAAACTGCTGATCGACCCGTACGCGCGGGATCTGGTGGGCAAGCTCGAATGGAATGACGCCCATTTCGGCTACGAGCTGGGTCACGGCGATAAAGATTTATCCTACGACAGCCGCGACAGCGCGCCTTTTACCCCTAAGTGTCGGGTTATCGATCCCGACGAATTTATCTGGCACGACGAAAATCGCCCGGTTGTGCCCTGGCCGAAAACCATTATTTACGAAACCCACGTCAAAGGCTTTACCCAGCTTAATTCAGCGCTGCCTGAAGCCCTGCGCGGCACCTACGACGGCATGAGTCACAAAGCCACCGTGCAGTACATCAAGAGCCTGGGGGTGACCTCCGTAGAGCTGCTGCCGGTTCACTGGTTCCCGGACGATCAGCATCTGCTGGAGAGGGGGCTGAAGAATTTCTGGGGCTACAATTCCCTCGCTTTCTTTGCGCCCGCCTCGCGCTACTTTGGGCCGCGGGGTATCCAGGGCTTCCGCGATATGGTGCGAGCGTTCCACGACGAGGGCATTGAGGTGATCCTGGACGTGGTCTACAACCACACGGCGGAGGGCAATGAGCTTGGTCCGACGCTGTCGTTTAAAGGCATCGACAATTATTCCTACTACCGCACCATGCCCGAGCAGCACCGCTATTACATTAACGATACCGGCACCGGCAACACGGTGAACACTTCCCATCCGCGGGTGCTGCAGATGGTGATGGATTCCCTGCGCTACTGGCGGGATGCGATGCACATCGACGGCTTCCGCTTCGACCTGGGCACTATTCTTGGCCGCGAGCCGGAGGGCTTTGACCAGCGCGGCGGGTTCTTCGATGCCATCATGCAGGATCCGGCGTTATCCCGTATGAAACTGATCGGCGAGCCCTGGGATATCGGTCCCGGCGGCTATCAGGTAGGCGGTTTCCCACCCGGCTGGGCAGAGTGGAACGATCAGTACCGTGACACGGTGCGCGAGTACTGGAAGGGGGACAATGTTTCTAATGATTTTGCCGCCCGCCTGTTGGGATCAGGGGATCTGTACGACCAGCGCGGGCGACGCCCCTGGGCCAGCGTTAACTTTATAACCGCCCATGACGGCTTTACCCTGAACGACCTGGTGTCCTGGAACGGGAAGCATAATGAGGCCAACGGCGAAGAGAATGCCGATGGCCACAACGACAACCGCTCCTGCAACTATGGAGGCGAAGGGCCAACGGACGACGAGGCCATCAACAAAGTGCGCGAACGCCAGCAGCGCAACTTCCTCGCCACCTTGTTGTTCTCCCACGGCACGCCGATGCTGCTGGCGGGGGATGAATTTGGACGCAGCCAAAAGGGCAACAATAACGGCTACTGTCAGGACAGCGAAATCTCCTGGGTTCACTGGGATAATCTGCCGCCGTCCAGCGAGGCGCTGCGGGAGTTCACGCGTCGTCTCATCAGGCTGCGCAACGAGCAGCCGCTGCTGCGCCGCGACAGCTGGCGCGATGGCTTAATCATCAGATGGTTTAACGCAGGCGGCGGGTTGCAGCAGCCGGAACAGTGGGATGAAGGCTCCACGCTGGGGGTGTACATAGGCCGCAAAGATCTGATAGCGGAAAAAGGCATCTGGCACGACGTGCTGATGCTGTTCAACCCGTATGCTGGAAATGTGCCGTTCCGCATCCCGCAGTTCGGGGAGGGTGGCTGGGTGCTGGAAATCAGCACGTCTGCGCTGGCTGAGCCGGGCATCGTCATAACCCAGGAGAAAGATTTTGAGCTGGAGGGGCGCAGCATGGTGCTGTTCCGGAGGCCTTAA
- the treY gene encoding malto-oligosyltrehalose synthase encodes MIPTATYRLQFRNGMTFWRAAALVPYLKRLGISHLYASPIFTATAGSTHGYDVTDVNEIEPSIGGREGFDRLAKTLKEAGIGLILDIVPNHMASSLENTWWREVVELGESSRYARHFDIDWTQRLTLPFLGDTFEAVLQNGELTVRPDPKTGKPAFCYFENYFPLTPASWQGRESEILTLTDRAAITELHARQPYRLMSWRDAPRELSYRRFFEVTGLVGMRVEDKTVFDDSHRLILDLVHSGVVDGLRVDHVDGLADPKGYLERLRQEAGPDCYITVEKILGKGEHLPPNWPVSGTTGYEFIASLSEVLVDNEQIDGLRKVYETVVGQPVDMRDELRDAKLLMVERNFEGEFTRLLNLAQGMAQTEGVALDEPALRDALRELLIAFPVYRTYGTSRGLPGEDLKLLISIVNKVQASEHAVERGALAFLARILTGEAANAGEFVTRFQQLTGPLMAKSVEDTLFFRQHLDLALNEVGAEPLKHAFSLDRFHKEMQTRLERQPDAITSTSTHDTKRGEDARARLYTLTEAPEQWAECVDRWRQLNQTKVVFLNDGTAPRGVVTWMLYQALAGVWPTTLDVQDEAALGALEARFVGFVEKALREAKLRTDWVDSNEAYENAVLDYARYLLSPANRAFLQAFSEGLQPFIRAGLINSLTQAVIKLAAPGVPDIYQGSEGLNFSLVDPDNRLEPNFATLERMLDDDPLPDFSCEEKWLSGEVKLRVTARLLHLRQQKPALFRRGDYLPLPAGGKRADNVIAFARADGSDALIVVAPRLAFTLVGNGQPLPPPQFWAETQIPLPASLANRRYRDVLSGKETTLADRINLNAIHGGSPLLLQLVEPSES; translated from the coding sequence ATGATCCCCACCGCTACCTACCGGCTTCAGTTTCGCAACGGCATGACCTTCTGGCGGGCCGCGGCGCTGGTTCCCTACCTGAAACGGCTCGGCATCAGCCATCTTTACGCCTCGCCGATCTTTACCGCCACTGCCGGGTCAACCCACGGCTACGACGTGACCGACGTCAATGAGATTGAGCCGTCCATCGGCGGGCGCGAAGGCTTTGACCGTCTGGCGAAAACCCTCAAAGAGGCCGGAATTGGCCTGATCCTCGATATCGTGCCGAACCATATGGCCTCCTCGCTGGAAAACACCTGGTGGCGCGAGGTGGTTGAGCTTGGCGAAAGCAGCCGCTACGCGCGCCACTTTGACATCGACTGGACGCAGCGTTTAACGCTGCCGTTCCTGGGTGACACGTTCGAAGCGGTGCTGCAGAACGGCGAGCTGACCGTCCGGCCCGATCCGAAAACCGGCAAGCCCGCCTTCTGCTACTTCGAAAACTACTTCCCGCTGACGCCCGCGAGCTGGCAAGGCCGCGAGTCGGAAATTTTAACGCTGACGGACAGGGCGGCCATCACCGAACTGCACGCGCGGCAGCCTTACCGCCTGATGTCCTGGCGTGACGCACCCCGTGAACTGTCGTATCGCCGCTTCTTTGAAGTCACCGGGCTGGTGGGGATGCGCGTGGAGGATAAAACGGTGTTCGACGATAGCCACCGGCTGATCCTCGACCTGGTTCATTCCGGGGTGGTAGACGGGCTGAGGGTGGACCACGTGGACGGGCTGGCCGACCCGAAAGGGTATCTGGAGAGGCTGCGTCAGGAGGCGGGCCCGGACTGTTATATCACCGTGGAAAAAATTCTCGGCAAGGGCGAGCACCTGCCGCCGAATTGGCCTGTTTCCGGCACCACGGGCTATGAATTTATCGCCTCACTGTCCGAAGTGCTGGTCGATAACGAACAGATCGACGGGCTGCGCAAAGTCTATGAAACGGTGGTAGGGCAGCCGGTGGATATGCGGGACGAGCTGAGGGATGCCAAACTGCTGATGGTGGAGCGTAACTTTGAAGGCGAGTTCACCCGGCTGCTGAATCTGGCGCAGGGTATGGCGCAAACTGAAGGCGTTGCGCTGGATGAGCCAGCCTTGCGGGATGCGCTGCGTGAGCTGCTCATCGCGTTCCCCGTTTATCGAACCTATGGCACCTCGCGGGGGCTGCCGGGGGAAGATTTGAAGCTGTTAATCAGCATCGTTAACAAAGTGCAGGCTAGCGAACATGCCGTCGAGCGTGGGGCCCTTGCGTTCCTGGCCCGTATTCTGACGGGCGAGGCCGCAAACGCTGGGGAGTTTGTGACCCGCTTCCAGCAGCTGACCGGCCCGCTGATGGCGAAATCTGTTGAGGACACGCTGTTTTTCCGCCAGCACCTGGATCTGGCGCTTAACGAGGTGGGGGCAGAGCCGCTGAAGCATGCCTTCTCCCTCGACCGCTTTCACAAAGAGATGCAAACCCGGCTCGAAAGGCAGCCGGATGCGATCACCAGCACCTCCACGCACGACACAAAACGCGGGGAAGATGCCCGCGCCCGCCTGTATACGCTGACCGAAGCGCCAGAACAGTGGGCCGAATGCGTGGACCGCTGGCGTCAGCTGAACCAGACCAAAGTCGTCTTTCTAAATGACGGCACAGCACCGCGCGGCGTGGTGACCTGGATGCTGTACCAGGCGCTGGCGGGCGTCTGGCCGACGACCCTCGATGTTCAGGACGAAGCGGCCCTCGGAGCTCTTGAAGCGCGCTTTGTGGGGTTTGTCGAAAAAGCGCTGCGGGAGGCGAAGCTGCGTACCGACTGGGTCGACAGTAACGAAGCCTATGAGAACGCCGTGCTGGACTATGCCCGTTATCTACTCAGCCCCGCTAACCGAGCTTTTTTACAGGCGTTCAGCGAAGGGCTGCAGCCGTTTATTCGTGCGGGACTGATAAACAGCCTCACCCAGGCAGTGATTAAGCTGGCGGCGCCGGGCGTACCCGATATCTATCAGGGCAGCGAGGGACTGAACTTCAGCCTGGTCGACCCTGACAACCGGCTTGAACCCAACTTCGCCACGCTGGAGCGTATGCTTGACGACGATCCCCTGCCGGATTTCAGCTGCGAAGAAAAATGGCTGAGCGGTGAGGTAAAACTGCGGGTCACCGCCCGCCTGCTGCACCTGCGCCAGCAAAAGCCCGCGCTGTTCCGCCGGGGTGATTATCTGCCGCTCCCGGCTGGCGGCAAACGGGCGGATAACGTCATTGCTTTTGCACGGGCAGACGGCAGCGATGCGCTTATTGTCGTTGCGCCCCGGTTGGCGTTTACCCTGGTCGGCAACGGTCAGCCGTTACCTCCGCCGCAGTTCTGGGCAGAGACGCAAATCCCGCTGCCTGCATCGCTGGCTAACCGCCGCTACCGTGACGTTCTTAGCGGAAAAGAAACCACACTAGCCGATCGCATCAACCTTAACGCTATTCATGGCGGTTCGCCTTTGCTGCTGCAGCTGGTTGAACCTTCAGAAAGTTGA
- the treZ gene encoding malto-oligosyltrehalose trehalohydrolase, translating to MDSGKFLRSWGSEYSDDGKVRFRLWAPGQESITLRLAGEERVMNDDGGGWFELEATGVSPGAGYQFVLADGMAVPDPASRAQKEGVNGPSLVVDPEGFAWKNVHWQGRPWEETVVYEMHFGTFTPEGTFRAAMAKLPYLAGLGITMLEVMPVSQFGGSRGWGYDGVLLYAPHSAYGTPDDFKAFIDAAHGHGLSVVLDIVLNHFGPEGNYLPLLAPAFFHKDRMTPWGPGIAYEVDAVRRYIIEAPLYWLTEYRLDGLRFDAIDQINDPSARHVLTEIAERIRTEIQHRPVHLTTEDSRNVIFLHPREEDGSAPLFTAEWNDDFHNAVHVFATGEKHAYYEDFADRPERHVARTLAEGFAYQGELSKHAGEPRGVKSTAQPPVAFVDFIQNHDQTGNRAHGERLIELAGADRTRVLLAALLCSPHIPLLFMGEEYGETNPFLFFTDFHGELAKAVREGRRKEFAGHHGHDGEDIPDPNDEKTFAASKLDWSKSQSEQGKRWLALTQQLLALRQKHIVPLLATAGGEAGRVLKTVEGFIVVSWTFPDGTLSLALNIGDTPQPLPDMPGETLFAWPRASDDLPQNSFVVRLAQGVTKR from the coding sequence ATGGACTCTGGAAAATTTCTCAGAAGCTGGGGCAGTGAATATTCAGACGACGGTAAAGTACGCTTTCGCCTGTGGGCGCCCGGACAGGAGAGCATTACGCTAAGGCTTGCGGGAGAAGAGCGGGTAATGAATGACGACGGTGGGGGCTGGTTTGAACTGGAGGCTACCGGCGTATCGCCGGGGGCCGGCTACCAGTTCGTGCTCGCAGACGGAATGGCGGTGCCGGACCCCGCCTCACGCGCACAAAAAGAAGGCGTTAACGGGCCTTCTCTGGTTGTCGATCCCGAAGGCTTCGCGTGGAAAAACGTTCATTGGCAGGGGCGTCCCTGGGAGGAAACCGTCGTTTATGAAATGCATTTCGGGACATTCACCCCCGAAGGCACTTTCCGCGCGGCCATGGCAAAACTGCCTTATCTTGCCGGGCTGGGTATCACTATGCTTGAGGTGATGCCCGTTTCGCAGTTTGGCGGCAGCCGGGGCTGGGGCTACGACGGCGTGCTGCTCTACGCGCCGCATTCCGCCTATGGCACGCCGGATGATTTCAAAGCGTTTATCGATGCTGCCCACGGCCATGGGCTGTCGGTGGTGCTGGACATCGTGCTTAACCACTTCGGCCCCGAAGGTAACTATTTGCCTCTGCTCGCTCCGGCATTTTTCCATAAAGACCGCATGACGCCCTGGGGGCCGGGCATCGCCTATGAGGTTGATGCCGTTCGCCGCTACATCATCGAAGCGCCGCTCTACTGGCTGACGGAATACCGGCTCGACGGCCTGCGGTTTGACGCGATTGACCAGATTAATGACCCGTCCGCCAGGCACGTGCTGACGGAGATAGCCGAACGTATCCGCACCGAAATTCAGCACCGGCCCGTCCATCTGACCACCGAGGACAGCCGCAATGTGATCTTCCTGCATCCCCGTGAAGAAGACGGCTCCGCTCCTTTGTTTACCGCCGAATGGAACGATGACTTCCACAATGCGGTTCACGTTTTTGCTACCGGTGAGAAGCACGCCTATTACGAAGATTTTGCCGACCGCCCGGAGCGCCACGTCGCCCGGACGCTGGCGGAAGGTTTCGCCTATCAGGGCGAGCTGTCGAAGCATGCGGGCGAACCGCGAGGCGTAAAAAGTACCGCTCAGCCCCCGGTGGCCTTCGTCGATTTTATTCAGAATCACGATCAGACCGGCAACCGCGCCCATGGCGAAAGGCTGATTGAGCTGGCCGGAGCCGACCGCACCCGGGTGCTGCTTGCCGCGCTGCTGTGTTCGCCGCATATCCCGCTGCTGTTTATGGGCGAAGAGTATGGCGAAACCAATCCGTTCCTGTTCTTTACCGATTTCCATGGCGAGCTGGCTAAAGCCGTGCGCGAAGGGCGCAGGAAGGAATTTGCTGGGCACCATGGTCATGATGGCGAAGATATCCCCGATCCGAACGACGAAAAAACTTTTGCCGCCTCGAAGCTCGACTGGAGCAAATCGCAAAGCGAGCAGGGCAAACGCTGGCTGGCTCTGACCCAGCAGCTGCTGGCCCTGCGGCAAAAACATATCGTGCCCCTGCTGGCGACGGCGGGGGGCGAAGCGGGAAGGGTTCTGAAGACCGTTGAGGGGTTTATCGTGGTCAGCTGGACATTCCCCGACGGCACGCTGTCGCTGGCCCTGAATATTGGTGATACCCCGCAGCCGCTGCCTGATATGCCCGGCGAGACGCTCTTCGCCTGGCCCCGGGCGTCTGACGATCTTCCGCAAAATTCTTTCGTTGTCCGTCTTGCTCAGGGAGTGACAAAACGATGA
- a CDS encoding LysR family transcriptional regulator, with product MKNDIRSLDLNLLKALDALLDERSVTRAAGRLSLTQPAVSGMLTRLRDYFGDPLFVRTSHGMVPTLRANALAAPVKQILTDIAILLKPSTFDPQKAELTYTLATTDYALRAVIVPLMQSLKRRAPLVRIAVRAVDSERLSEQLSRGDVDLALLTPQTTPEDLHGRALYEEEYVCVARRGHPLAEAGKISLEQFCQQEHVLVSSEGRFTGVTDEALAAVGLSRRVGMAVNSFLVVPDVLRVTDMLAVVPGRMVPADDSLVKLALPLRVPGFTKSMAWHERTHLDPAHRWIRALCVEICG from the coding sequence GTGAAAAATGATATCAGGTCGCTGGACCTCAACCTGCTGAAGGCCCTGGACGCGCTGCTGGACGAGCGCAGCGTCACCCGGGCAGCGGGTCGCCTCTCCCTGACGCAGCCCGCCGTCAGCGGCATGCTGACCCGCCTGCGGGACTACTTTGGCGATCCGCTTTTTGTTCGCACCAGCCACGGCATGGTGCCAACGCTGCGGGCCAACGCGCTGGCCGCGCCGGTAAAGCAAATTCTCACCGATATCGCCATTCTGCTTAAGCCGTCAACGTTCGACCCGCAGAAGGCGGAGCTGACATACACCCTGGCCACAACCGACTATGCGCTGAGGGCCGTCATCGTGCCGCTGATGCAGTCGCTGAAACGGCGCGCGCCGCTTGTCAGAATTGCCGTACGCGCCGTTGACAGCGAGCGACTGTCTGAGCAGCTGTCCAGAGGCGACGTCGATCTTGCGCTGCTCACGCCGCAAACAACGCCAGAGGATTTACACGGCAGAGCGCTTTACGAGGAAGAGTATGTTTGCGTCGCACGCAGAGGTCACCCGCTGGCAGAGGCAGGCAAAATAAGCCTTGAGCAGTTTTGCCAGCAGGAGCATGTGCTGGTCTCTTCCGAAGGCCGCTTCACGGGCGTGACGGACGAGGCCCTGGCCGCTGTGGGGCTGTCCCGGCGGGTTGGTATGGCCGTGAACAGCTTCCTGGTGGTGCCCGACGTGCTGCGCGTTACCGATATGCTTGCCGTGGTACCCGGGCGCATGGTCCCGGCTGACGATAGCCTTGTGAAACTCGCCTTACCGCTCCGCGTGCCGGGCTTTACGAAAAGTATGGCCTGGCATGAGCGCACCCATCTTGATCCCGCCCACCGCTGGATCCGGGCGCTGTGCGTCGAAATCTGCGGCTGA
- a CDS encoding SRPBCC domain-containing protein: MNAISWPEGFVPGFTDNFVSNEMIISGLSVNDVWPLLSHPLLWPEYYRNSADVRFYDHKGPELVDGVRFYFTTFGFPVESRVVEFVPPAKDQPARLAWHGWSGEENTASRLDVHHAWLLEDLPGGRVRILTQETQNGAPARELAATRPDPMLNGHQEWLDGLVEAAIKKDPRFCA, translated from the coding sequence ATGAACGCTATTAGCTGGCCTGAGGGCTTTGTTCCGGGTTTTACCGATAACTTTGTCTCGAACGAAATGATTATTTCCGGCCTGAGCGTCAACGATGTCTGGCCTTTGCTAAGCCACCCGTTGCTGTGGCCAGAGTATTACCGAAACTCTGCCGACGTGCGCTTTTACGACCACAAAGGGCCGGAGCTTGTGGACGGCGTGCGGTTTTACTTCACCACCTTTGGCTTCCCGGTTGAATCCCGGGTGGTGGAGTTTGTGCCGCCTGCAAAGGACCAGCCTGCCCGTCTGGCGTGGCACGGCTGGTCCGGCGAGGAAAACACGGCTTCACGGCTGGACGTGCACCACGCCTGGCTGCTGGAGGATCTTCCCGGCGGTCGCGTTCGCATCCTGACGCAGGAAACCCAGAACGGTGCTCCGGCACGTGAGCTGGCGGCGACGCGCCCTGACCCAATGCTCAACGGCCATCAGGAGTGGCTTGATGGCCTGGTCGAAGCGGCGATAAAAAAAGATCCTCGCTTTTGCGCATAG
- a CDS encoding MFS transporter, with the protein MNAVKTSALKVRDGQPLWGAVFSMALGVVVLIASEFMPVSLLTPVAQDLGISQGHAGQAISVSGLFAVITSLLNAPLTGRLDRKKVLLGFTLLLTFSGLMVTFAANGTMFMGGRALLGVAIGGFWSMSTATVMRLVPSSAVAKGLALINGGNALAATVAAPLGSYLGQYIGWRGAFFVVVPLAVIAFVWQWRSIPSLCSDGVRRATANPFGLLRIPQVALGMTGILFLFMGQFAVFTYLRPFLEEMTRLSVTQLSMVLLLLGAAGLVGTWLIGHLLQRRLYAYLIAIPLLMAAIAGLLIEWGTAPLAAGALLAIWGLVATPAPVAWGLWLSKALPDDAEAGGGLMVATIQLAITLGAGLGGLLFDAAGWWSPFALGLGLLVCSAFAAWAAMRKSEDLFLSPLRPGHQATPDGR; encoded by the coding sequence ATGAATGCAGTAAAAACTTCAGCTTTGAAAGTTCGCGACGGGCAGCCGCTATGGGGGGCCGTTTTCTCAATGGCGCTGGGCGTAGTGGTGCTGATTGCCTCCGAATTTATGCCCGTCAGCCTGCTTACCCCCGTCGCGCAGGATCTTGGCATCAGCCAGGGCCATGCCGGGCAGGCGATCTCCGTTTCCGGGCTGTTTGCCGTGATTACCAGCCTGCTCAACGCGCCCCTGACGGGCCGGCTGGACCGCAAGAAAGTGCTGTTGGGGTTTACGCTGCTACTCACCTTTTCAGGGCTGATGGTGACCTTTGCCGCCAACGGAACGATGTTCATGGGCGGGCGGGCGCTGCTGGGCGTAGCTATCGGCGGATTCTGGTCGATGTCTACCGCCACGGTGATGCGGCTGGTGCCGTCCAGTGCGGTAGCGAAAGGGCTGGCGCTGATTAATGGCGGCAACGCGCTCGCGGCGACGGTGGCAGCGCCGCTCGGCAGCTATCTCGGGCAGTATATCGGCTGGCGCGGCGCGTTTTTCGTGGTCGTGCCGCTGGCGGTCATCGCCTTTGTCTGGCAGTGGCGCAGCATTCCCTCTCTGTGCTCTGACGGAGTCAGGCGCGCTACAGCTAATCCTTTTGGCCTGCTGCGCATTCCCCAGGTTGCGCTGGGCATGACGGGGATTCTGTTTTTGTTTATGGGGCAGTTTGCGGTTTTCACCTACCTGCGCCCGTTTCTGGAGGAGATGACCCGTCTTAGCGTCACGCAGCTGTCAATGGTTTTGCTGCTGCTGGGCGCCGCCGGGCTGGTGGGAACCTGGCTTATCGGCCATTTATTACAGCGCAGGCTCTATGCTTACCTGATTGCCATTCCGCTGCTGATGGCCGCCATCGCCGGGCTGCTGATTGAGTGGGGGACCGCACCCCTGGCTGCGGGCGCGCTGCTGGCTATCTGGGGGCTGGTTGCTACTCCGGCCCCGGTGGCGTGGGGGCTGTGGCTCAGCAAAGCGCTGCCCGACGACGCGGAGGCGGGCGGCGGCCTGATGGTGGCGACAATCCAGCTGGCTATTACGCTTGGCGCGGGCCTCGGCGGTTTGCTGTTCGACGCCGCTGGCTGGTGGAGCCCCTTTGCCCTCGGGCTGGGGCTGCTTGTCTGCTCGGCGTTTGCCGCCTGGGCCGCTATGCGCAAAAGCGAGGATCTTTTTTTATCGCCGCTTCGACCAGGCCATCAAGCCACTCCTGATGGCCGTTGA
- a CDS encoding LysR family transcriptional regulator has protein sequence MNDILAFLAVARAQSFTKAAAQLGVSPSALSHTLRNLEARLGIRLLTRTTRNVAPTEAGEQLMRSVGPLFEQIASEIEKIGELRDKPAGTIRITCSDDAAEQHLRPVLADFFKTYPDINVEICIDYGFTNIVQERFDAGIRLGESVSQDMIAVRLGPDWRLCVVGSPAYFASRPIPVDPRESTDHNCINIRHSINGGVYVWEFEKKGRKVNVRVSGQLTANSNIPILNGALDGIGLAYLPDFMAQPYIEDGRLVEVLADWSPYFDGFHLYYPNRRNTTPAFAAFVEAVRYKGK, from the coding sequence ATGAACGATATCCTGGCCTTCCTGGCCGTGGCCCGGGCCCAGAGCTTTACCAAAGCCGCGGCCCAGCTGGGCGTCAGCCCTTCGGCGCTGAGCCATACGCTGCGCAACCTTGAGGCACGCCTGGGGATACGTTTGCTGACCCGCACGACCAGGAACGTGGCGCCAACCGAAGCGGGCGAGCAGCTGATGCGCTCGGTTGGCCCTCTTTTCGAGCAGATTGCCAGCGAAATAGAGAAGATTGGCGAGCTGCGGGATAAGCCGGCTGGCACCATCAGGATCACCTGCTCCGACGACGCAGCAGAGCAGCACCTGCGTCCCGTCCTTGCGGATTTCTTTAAAACCTATCCCGACATCAACGTTGAAATCTGTATCGACTACGGTTTTACCAATATCGTGCAGGAGCGTTTTGACGCGGGGATCCGGCTGGGGGAGTCGGTCAGCCAGGATATGATTGCCGTGCGGCTGGGGCCAGACTGGCGCCTTTGCGTAGTCGGTTCTCCCGCTTATTTCGCGAGCCGCCCGATACCCGTGGATCCGCGAGAATCAACGGACCATAACTGCATCAATATCCGCCACTCAATCAACGGCGGCGTTTACGTGTGGGAGTTTGAAAAGAAAGGACGCAAGGTCAACGTGCGGGTCAGCGGGCAGCTAACCGCCAACAGCAATATCCCTATTCTTAACGGCGCGCTGGACGGGATCGGGCTGGCTTACCTCCCGGACTTTATGGCGCAGCCGTATATCGAAGACGGAAGGCTGGTAGAGGTGCTGGCCGACTGGAGCCCCTACTTTGATGGATTTCATCTTTATTACCCCAACAGGCGTAATACCACCCCGGCCTTTGCGGCGTTTGTTGAGGCGGTCAGATATAAAGGTAAATAA
- a CDS encoding PhnD/SsuA/transferrin family substrate-binding protein encodes MGGHKAAWLDGQQREVVHTLACGWLWRSELPTWLLIATVYGGWFLTLANWQALGLLPATLLPATLLLIWFTTWYLSVQHELIHGHPTRWPAVNHLLGCDEYRYSSFMVARLEDAQNTLEDFLGRRAVCNSADSQSGFNALQNTVAPLARRGRFFSDVILSGSHRQSLVALQQDSVDLAAIDCVSWALFMRHEPDELENLIVIGQTPLTPGLPLITSSRTTPEVLAALRSALHRLVTDPACQAVREALFIAGFSQPERREYAEVVARQPAP; translated from the coding sequence ATGGGCGGACATAAGGCAGCCTGGCTGGACGGGCAGCAGAGGGAGGTCGTACATACGCTTGCATGCGGCTGGCTATGGCGCAGCGAACTGCCGACCTGGCTGTTAATCGCCACGGTTTACGGCGGCTGGTTCCTGACGCTGGCGAACTGGCAGGCGCTCGGGCTGCTGCCGGCAACGCTGCTGCCGGCAACGCTGCTGCTGATCTGGTTTACGACCTGGTACTTGTCCGTGCAGCATGAGCTCATTCACGGGCACCCGACGCGCTGGCCTGCGGTTAACCATCTGTTGGGGTGCGATGAATACCGCTACAGCAGCTTCATGGTGGCCCGGCTTGAAGATGCGCAAAACACGCTCGAAGATTTCTTGGGCCGCCGAGCCGTCTGCAACTCTGCTGACTCCCAGTCCGGGTTCAACGCCCTGCAAAACACGGTTGCACCTCTTGCACGCCGGGGCCGTTTCTTTTCAGACGTTATCCTCAGCGGCAGCCACCGACAGTCGCTGGTGGCGTTGCAGCAGGATTCAGTGGATCTCGCCGCTATCGACTGCGTCAGCTGGGCACTGTTCATGCGTCATGAGCCCGATGAGCTGGAAAATCTTATCGTCATTGGGCAAACGCCGCTGACGCCGGGACTGCCGTTAATCACCTCTTCCCGAACGACGCCAGAAGTTCTTGCTGCCCTGAGAAGTGCGCTGCACAGGCTGGTTACGGACCCGGCCTGTCAGGCGGTGCGCGAGGCGTTATTTATCGCAGGCTTCAGCCAGCCTGAACGCAGGGAGTATGCGGAGGTTGTGGCGCGACAGCCTGCACCCTGA